One Oryza glaberrima chromosome 10, OglaRS2, whole genome shotgun sequence DNA segment encodes these proteins:
- the LOC127752477 gene encoding uncharacterized protein LOC127752477, which yields MGRRSHKRSTEQEENNVGCVWGLMRMLYFRRDAKFLLDTKQVSRRHTFRELADGRHSVKNSSEFVETDDDDDNKEECASQKRTVKKLMEDELGKVNLLKKIPSNEIQRGLPDLGYDVSLDGGSEHTNKPVAALNQHTDIFASYLSGSVYSQGSKSLNHSEEYDLESVLANFLGEIYRCHGECPHGDCKNKSELCPSLKSLIHNKLNDLNNPHATHGNEQSPESKGEGLLGENSRSNSRAAQFKEFKDAVEILSSNNELFLKLLQKPNSHILDNIRKYQNSRLTTKLEPDKSLGRSSILEEKRGSNHELATKAQGKETKHVFFWRKDRSDRKQKPERTNRPQPVSKIVILKPNQGRRIDETETTSSRYLHQQPCTSQAPEFSGRESSKFSIKEVRRRFKIVTGDSKREKNAIPAENLPGDSHQLKDSVVEDKDPRHLTEGSLPDKAASNFKNGIKSSASSKQKQQNDSQSEISDHTTGASIFYEKAKKHLADMLKNTSQSASYPTAQVSKSLEGMLSQPHYNVSPPRSDHKGKCHNAFSPEEPEVCLVKAVDVEEPAQERSQLHDNSESNAYSTSVVVDDQVAVLEECGIKEDTQEGIIYATDEVDTVPVEGVGKLDCSKTICNIQCIPAEQYTDSPLPEILEGTEGKEPVQMFMSSPESMVENLEQQDPKTPEPKSSPKLPDGCPEQSNEKKEQPSPVSVLDSFDEDDSSPECKTMKKYELHEVSCGTLYFPDNESGVKVFWEDKNARLDYIMLVLELSELCAEQNLEVWYLEDELISPCMFEELQNQGDRIDDMKILFDCICEALTEIQERYFRLSSWLSFVKHDIRTPPVGEKLISEVDKYVDGYLKCSFPSTLEQIIKRDLEVQAWMDIRSKTEGIVVEIWEFVLDELIDEAVFDLWI from the exons ATGGGAAGGCGAAGCCACAAGCGGTCCACTGAACAAGAGGAAAACAATGTAGGCTGCGTGTGGGGCCTCATGCGCATGCTTTATTTCCGGCGTGATGCAAAATTCTTATTGGATACAAAGCAAGTGAGCAGGAGGCATACGTTCCGGGAGCTAGCAG ACGGAAGGCATTCAGTTAAGAATTCCAGTGAATTTGTGGAaacagatgatgatgatgat AACAAAGAAGAATGCGCTTCACAGAAACGAACAGTCAAAAAACTTATGGAGGACGAATTGGGGAAAGTaaatcttttgaaaaaaattccaaGCAATGAGATTCAAAGAGGATTACCTGACTTGGGATATGATGTCTCCCTAGATGGAGGCTCAGAGCATACAAATAAACCAGTGGCAGCCTTAAATCAGCACACGGACATCTTCGCGTCTTATTTATCGGGATCAGTGTATTCTCAGGGTTCCAAGAGCTTGAATCATTCTGAAGAATATGATCTTGAATCTGTCTTGGCAAATTTTTTAGGTGAAATTTATAGGTGCCATGGTGAATGCCCGCATGGTGATTGCAAGAATAAGAGTGAATTGTGTCCTTCACTGAAGTCCTTAATCCATAACAAGCTCAATGATTTAAATAATCCCCATGCCACTCATGGTAATGAGCAATCTCCAGAGAGCAAGGGAGAAGGGCTACTGGGTGAGAATAGTCGTTCTAACAGCAGGGCAGCTCAATTCAAAGAATTCAAGGATGCGGTAGAAATACTGAGTTCAAACAATGAACTTTTCCTGAAGCTGCTTCAGAAGCCAAATTCACATATATTAGACAATATCCGAAAATACCAAAATAGCAGGTTAACAACCAAGTTAGAACCTGACAAAAGTCTTGGACGGTCTAGTATTCTTGAAGAGAAAAGGGGCTCAAATCATGAGTTGGCTACAAAAGCACAGGGTAAAGAGACCAAGCATGTGTTCTTCTGGAGAAAGGATAGGTCAGATAGAAAGCAAAAGCCAGAAAGAACCAATAGACCCCAGCCTGTTAGCAAAATAGTTATACTAAAGCCAAATCAAGGAAGACGGATTGATGAGACAGAGACTACAAGTTCAAGATATTTACATCAGCAACCATGTACATCGCAAGCTCCAGAATTCAGTGGAAGGGAAagctcaaaattttcaatcaaGGAAGTCAGGAGGAGATTCAAAATTGTGACTGGTGAcagcaaaagagagaaaaatgcaATACCTGCAGAGAACCTTCCAGGAGATTCACATCAGCTCAAAGATTCTGTCGTTGAAGATAAGGATCCTAGACATCTCACTGAAGGGAGCTTGCCAGACAAAGCTGCATCAAATTTTAAGAATGGAATCAAATCTTCAGCCAGCAGTAAGCAAAAGCAACAAAATGACAGCCAGAGTGAAATCAGTGATCATACAACAGGAGCATCTATCTTCTATGAGAAAGCCAAGAAGCATTTAGCAGATATGCTAAAGAACACTAGTCAATCTGCCAGCTATCCGACAGCCCAAGTATCAAAATCTTTGGAAGGAATGCTTTCTCAACCTCATTACAACGTGTCACCTCCTAGGAGTGACCATAAGGGAAAATGCCACAATGCCTTCTCACCTGAAGAGCCAGAAGTTTGTCTTGTAAAAGCTGTTGATGTAGAAGAACCAGCCCAAGAGAGAAGCCAACTGCATGATAACTCAGAGAGCAATGCATATAGTACTAGTGTAGTAGTTGATGATCAGGTGGCGGTTCTAGAAGAATGTGGCATCAAAGAAGACACCCAAGAAG GTATCATATATGCTACTGATGAGGTAGACACCGTGCCTGTTGAAGGAGTTGGCAAATTGGATTGTTCCAAAACAATTTGCAACATACAGTGCATCCCAGCAGAACAATACACAGACAGCCCCTTGCCA GAAATATTAGAAGGAACTGAAGGAAAAGAACCTGTTCAAATGTTCATGAGCTCTCCTGAGAGCATGGTTGAAAATTTGGAGCAACAAGATCCAAAAACACCTGAAccaaaatcatcaccaaaattACCAGATGGTTGTCCTGAGCAAAGCAATGAGAAGAAAGAACAGCCAAGTCCTGTATCGGTTCTTGATTCATTCGATGAAGATGACAGCTCTCCTGAAtgcaaaacaatgaaaaaat ATGAGCTGCACGAAGTTTCCTGTGGGACCCTGTACTTCCCAGATAATGAATCAGGTGTAAAGGTCTTTTGGGAGGATAAGAATGCCAGGTTAGATTATATAATGCTGGTGCTAGAGCTCTCAGAATTATGTGCAGAGCAAAATTTAGAGGTGTGGTATCTAGAGGATGAATTAATCAGCCCTTGCATGTTCGAAGAACTACAGAATCAAGGGGACCGAATAGATGATATGAAGATTTTGTTTGATTGCATCTGTGAAGCACTAACAGAGATCCAAGAGAGATATTTTAGACTCTCTTCTTGGTTATCTTTTGTCAAACATGACATACGGACACCTCCGGTAGGAGAAAAACTCATCTCAGAAGTTGACAAATATGTTGATGGTTATCTCAAGTGTAGTTTCCCAAGTACATTGGAACAGATAATTAAAAGGGATTTGGAGGTTCAGGCATGGATGGACATTAGATCAAAGACAGAAGGAATTGTCGTGGAGATATGGGAGTTTGTGTTAGATGAATTGATAGATGAGGCGGTTTTTGATTTGTGGATTTGA